In Pseudomonas sp. p1(2021b), the genomic window AGGCGGACCTTGGGGTGAAACTGCTGCTGCGCGACTCCCGCGGCGTCAGCCTGACCCCGGAAGGCAGCAAGGTGCTGGAGTACGCCGAACGCATGCTCGATACCGCCAAGGCCATGAAGCAGTCACTGGACAGCGACAGGACCAAGGTCGGGCGGATCCGCATCGGCGTGATGGACACGGTGATCCATACCTGGATGAGCGCGCTGGTGGCCGAGCTCACCGAGCGCTACCCCCAGGTGGAGATCGAGCTGGTGGCCGATACCGCACTGAACCTGCGCGAACAGCTGCAAAAAGGCTTTCTCGATGTGATCCTGCAGACCGACCTGTTGCGCCAGGAGTCGATCCGCAGCACCGACCTGGCACGCTACCCCATGGGCTGGGTCGTTGCAGCGGGCTCCCTGCAACACCGCGACTACGCCTCGCTGGCGGAGCTGGCCCGGGAGCGTATCGTCACCTTCTCCAAGAATTCCCGCCCGCATCAGGAAGTGCTCAGCCTGCTGCAGGCCGCAGGTGCCCAGGCGCCACGGCTGAACTGCGTGAACTCGGTCGCCGCCATCACGCGTCTGCTGCGCGATGGCTTCGGCATCGGCGCCCTGCCGCCGGCACTGGTGGATGCCGAGCTGGCCCGCGGCGAGCTGGTGCTGCTGGGCGGGCTGCAGCCACCGCCGAGCCTGGAGCTGGTGGTGGCCTGGCAGACCGGCGTGGCGTTGGTGGATGAGGTGGTAGGGGTGTGCAAGCAGGTGCTGGAGCGTTATGCGCGGGATGTGGGGGGACAGCGGATCGTGCTGGTCTGACAGGCCCCTGGGGCCGCTACGCGCCCCTTTCGCGGCGCAAGGCCGCTCCTACAAATGGCGCAGGCCACGTACCTGGAGCGGCCGCGTGCCGCGAAAGGGCCGCAAAGCGGCCCCAGGCCTAGCGCCAACTCTCTTTGACAGCCTTGCGCCGACCGCCAAGCGCCACCCAGCCAAGCCCCACCAGCAGGCTCTCGACCACCAACGCCAGCACGAACCCCGCGCCAAGCCCCCAGCCAATCGCCTCGGGCACCAACAGCACCTGGTAGCTGTAGCCCGCGAGCGTCTCGTCCCGCAGCTGCGGATCGGCCTGCACCAGCACATGCCAGGTGCGGCTCGGCCAGGGCGCTTGCAATGCCTGCCATTCCCTTTCCAGCAGTTGGTTGCGAACCAGCAGGCTTTCGATGCTGTTGGCGTCACTGTTGAACACCGGATCCTCACTGGTGCGGTAATGGCGCACCAGTGCCTGGAGGTCACCGTTGAAGAAACGTTCGGCGGTCTGCCGGAAGCCATCGAGCGCCTCGCGCGACTCGAACAGGTGCGCTTCGACCCGTTGGCTGTAATCCTTGATCAGCCCCGGTACCTGGAGCCCGGCCAGCAGGCCGAAGGTGAACAGCAGCAACCGCAGGTAACCTCTGAACATGCAACTGGCTTCCTAGCTCTGCCCCTGGGCGATGCATTCGCCATGGCGCCACAGGGCCCATTGACCCGGCTCGTAGCGCTGCCAGGTCTCGTTGTCGGTCAGGGCCTCGGTGGCGATCACCGTGACCACGTCGTTGGGGGTTGTTTCGGACTGGAAGTCGACGTTGAGGTCGACATCCTTCAAACGCGCCGGGCCGAACGGCGCGCGCCGGGTGATGTGCACCAGCTTGGTCGAACAGAAGCAGAACAGCCAGTCTCCATCGCTGAGCAGGCAATTGAACACGCCCTTGCCGCGGTACCCAGCACAGGCTTCGACCAGCACCGGCAGCAGCTGTTCAATCTCGACAGGCTCAGGGAAGGCGGCGCGCACGCGGTTGAGCAGGTCGCAGAAGGCCGCCTCGCTGTCGGTGTCGCCTACCGGCCGGTAGAAGGTGACCTGGCCCTGGAACTCGCCAAGCTGGCCGTTGTGCGCGAAGCACCAGTTGCGCCCCCACAGCTCGCGCACGAACGGGTGGGTGTTGGAGAGGCAGACCTTGCCGACGTTGGCCTGGCGGATATGCCCGATGACCACTTCGCTCTTGATCGGGTAGCGCTGCACCAGGTTGGCCACCTCCGACTCGCTGCTCGCTGCCGGGTCCTGGAACACGCGCAGGCCACGCCCTTCGTAGAAGCCGATGCCCCAGCCGTCGCGGTGCGGGCCGGTACGGCCGCCACGCTGCATCAGGCCGGTGAAGCTGAAGACGATGTCGGTGGGAACGTTGGCGCTCATGCCCAGCAGTTCGCACATGCTCCAGGCCCTCCGCCTACAACCGTGGCTCGACCCGGCCGCGGCCGGTGGCCACCGGCTGCGGGTCGTCGCGGTAGCGGTCGTGGCGCCCGGCAGCCACCGAAGCGCGGGCCGTCACCTGCTCGTCCTCGACGGCCTGGCGCTGGGCGGCGGCATCAGCCTTGGCCCGACGTTCACGGGCGCGCTTTTCCAACGGCCAGCGCACCAGGACGAAAACGCCATACAGGATGAAGGCGATCAAGCCGTACATGGCCAGGTCCGAAGCGGCACGCCAGGCGTTGTTGCCGACCTTGAAGGCCAAATCCAGGGCGGTGATGGCGATGGCCGGGGCGAAGCTCTCCTTGACCGGGTCGACGATGGTCGGGGTCAGCAGCAGCACTGCCAGGACCACCCGCAGCGGTTCGCGCAGCCAGCGCCACATCCAACCGGTGAGCTTGAAGCCTACCCACAGGCAGCCAAGGGCGGCCAGGGCATACAGGCCCCAGGCGAGCGTATAGTCGTTCTCGGTCATGGTGTTCGTGCAAGCCAGGTAAAGAGATGCCTATGATAAACACTTTTCAGAGCGCACACAGCGTCTCCCTGTCCCGGCCCCAATCGCCGGCAAGCCGGCTCCCACAG contains:
- a CDS encoding LysR family transcriptional regulator — protein: MNLRFLETFVWVARLKSFRLTAEKLFTTQASVSSRIAALEADLGVKLLLRDSRGVSLTPEGSKVLEYAERMLDTAKAMKQSLDSDRTKVGRIRIGVMDTVIHTWMSALVAELTERYPQVEIELVADTALNLREQLQKGFLDVILQTDLLRQESIRSTDLARYPMGWVVAAGSLQHRDYASLAELARERIVTFSKNSRPHQEVLSLLQAAGAQAPRLNCVNSVAAITRLLRDGFGIGALPPALVDAELARGELVLLGGLQPPPSLELVVAWQTGVALVDEVVGVCKQVLERYARDVGGQRIVLV
- a CDS encoding DUF2937 family protein yields the protein MFRGYLRLLLFTFGLLAGLQVPGLIKDYSQRVEAHLFESREALDGFRQTAERFFNGDLQALVRHYRTSEDPVFNSDANSIESLLVRNQLLEREWQALQAPWPSRTWHVLVQADPQLRDETLAGYSYQVLLVPEAIGWGLGAGFVLALVVESLLVGLGWVALGGRRKAVKESWR
- a CDS encoding class II glutamine amidotransferase, whose translation is MCELLGMSANVPTDIVFSFTGLMQRGGRTGPHRDGWGIGFYEGRGLRVFQDPAASSESEVANLVQRYPIKSEVVIGHIRQANVGKVCLSNTHPFVRELWGRNWCFAHNGQLGEFQGQVTFYRPVGDTDSEAAFCDLLNRVRAAFPEPVEIEQLLPVLVEACAGYRGKGVFNCLLSDGDWLFCFCSTKLVHITRRAPFGPARLKDVDLNVDFQSETTPNDVVTVIATEALTDNETWQRYEPGQWALWRHGECIAQGQS
- a CDS encoding MFS transporter; the protein is MTENDYTLAWGLYALAALGCLWVGFKLTGWMWRWLREPLRVVLAVLLLTPTIVDPVKESFAPAIAITALDLAFKVGNNAWRAASDLAMYGLIAFILYGVFVLVRWPLEKRARERRAKADAAAQRQAVEDEQVTARASVAAGRHDRYRDDPQPVATGRGRVEPRL